The following DNA comes from Cryobacterium psychrophilum.
ACGCACCAACGCAGTGTGCGCGGCGAAATCAGCGGGACGGATGCCGGGCATCCATTTCGGGTAATACCACATGAAGGCGCGGGGTCCCCATGGTTTGGTCAGCAGCAGCCGCAGCATACGCGCCTGCGCACGGCCACCGGGCGGATTGCGCACGAACGGTCCGATGAGCGCGAGTCCGTGCACCTTTCCGGGCTCGTCGGCGGCTGCGATCACGGCCGCGCCGGCGCCCATCGAGTTGCCGACGATCACAGCGGGAGCGCCCCACTCATCGATGAGCGCCAGCAGATCGGTGGCCAATGCCACGTCGTCGTAGGCCGAAAAGGCGGCGTCGCTATCACCGTGACCACGGATGTCGACGGTCACGACCCGATACCCGTGGCGCGCCAGCACCGGGGCGAAGTGCCGGTAGGACTGGCGGAGCTCACCCATTCCCGGCGCACAGATGTCGAGTTGCCCCTCGGTCCCGAACACTTCATAGGCGATACGCCCGTTGGGGCGCTACATGGCTCGCGCTCATACCCGAAAGTTATCCCGCATGACCTCACCGGTCAAGTACCACCCCGCAGCATCCTCGGCGAGCTCGGGAGGGTGCGTTGCCCCCACCGGACGACTGCACGGCCGTGCAGAATACCGATTCCGGAGCATCCACTCGCCGCCGAGCTGGCAAGACCTCACAATTTGGGGGCGCGCATCGAGTACCGTTAGAGTATGACGCCTCCTGAAACAACCACCCGGAGCGATGCAGACGCTGCCCCCGCAACGATAACCTTCGCCGATCTCGGACTCAACGACGCAATGCTGAAGGCGCTCAAGGTCGTCGGGTACGAGACCCCCTCTGCGATCCAGGCCGCGACGATTCCGCCGCTGCTCGAAGGCCGTGACGTCGTGGGCCTCGCCCAGACCGGAACCGGCAAGACCGCCGCATTCGCCCTCCCGATCCTTTCCCGCCTCGACCTCGCGCAGAAGAACCCGCAGGCCCTCGTGCTGGCCCCCACCCGCGAACTTGCCCTGCAGGTCTGCGAAGCCTTCGAGAAGTACGGCTCCCACATGCGTGGCGTGCACGTGCTCCCCGTTTACGGCGGACAGGGCTATGGCGTTCAGCTCTCCGCCCTGCGTCGCGGTGTGCACATTGTCGTCGGTACTCCCGGTCGCATCATGGACCACCTCGAAAAGGGCACCCTCAACCTGAGCGAGCTCAAGTACCTCGTGCTCGACGAGGCCGACGAAATGCTCAAGATGGGCTTCGCCGAAGACGTTGAGACCATCCTCGCTGACACCCCCGACACCAAGCAGGTGGCCCTGTTCTCGGCCACCATGCCGACTTCGATTCGCCGCATCTCGCAGAAGTACCTGAACAACCCGAAAGAGATCACGGTCAAGAACAAGACCACGACCTCCGCGAACACCACGCAGCGCTACCTCGTCGTGTCGTACGGCCAGAAGGTGGACGCGCTCACCCGCATCCTCGAGGTCGAGAACTTCGAGGGCATGATTGTCTTCGCCCGCACCAAGAACGAGACCGAGACCCTCGCCGAGAAGCTGCGCGCACGCGGCTACTCCGCCATGGCCATCAACGGTGACGTTCCCCAGGTGCAGCGTGAACGCACCGTTGAGCAGCTCAAGAGCGGCAAGCTCGATATTCTCGTCGCAACGGATGTCGCCGCTCGCGGCCTTGACGTTGAGCGCATCAGCCACGTCATCAACTTCGATATTCCCATCGACACCGAGTCGTACGTGCACCGTATTGGTCGCACCGGACGCGCCGGTCGTAGCGGTGCCGCGATCAGCTTCGTCACGCCGCGCGAGCGTCGCCTGCTCACCGCGATTGAGCGGGCCACCCGCCAGCCGCTCACTCAGATGCAGCTGCCGAGCCCGGATGACGTCAACGTCACCCGCCTGGCCCGCTTCGATGATCAGATCACCGCGGCCCTCGGCGAGTCCGACCGCATCAGCAAGTTCCGCGACATCATCGCGCACTACGTGCAGCACCACGATGTGCCGGAGGCCGACGTCGCCGCCGCGCTCGCCGTGGTCGCGCAGGGTGAGACTCCCCTGCTGCTGACCGCGAAGGATGCCCGCGTGCAGCGCTTCGATCGCGACCGCGATGACCGCGACGCCCGCCCGCCCCGCGGTGATCGCAACGACCGCAACGACCGTCGTGACGACCGCGGAACGCGCGGTGACCGCCCCGAGCAGGGCGACCGCGTCGAGCGCCGTCCGCGCAACCCGGACCGCGCCCTCGCCTCGTACCGCATCGAGGTGGGCAAGCGTCACAAGGTGGAGCCGCGCCAGATCGTCGGAGCTCTCGCCAACGAGGGCGGCCTGAGCCGTGACGACTTCGGTCACATTCAGATCAACCCGGAGTACTCGCTGGTCGAGCTGCCCGCCGATCTGTCGTCGGAAACTCTCTCCAAGCTCTCCGGCACCCGCATCAGCGGCAAGCTGATCGAGCTGCGTGCCGACGGCGGCGGTGGCGTGCGCCGTGAGGACCGCGACCGCAGCGAGCGTCCCCCGCGCCGCTACTAGGCCTCCGCAGTCCGTAACGAATCGCCCCCGAGATTTCTCGGGGGCGATTCGTGTGTGCGAGGCCCGCACCGCGGCATCCGCCGGCGAAGAAGACATCTCCGCTGGCACCAGGGGCAGGTAAACACTGCCCGCCACACCTCAATCCAGCGATCACCCACGTGCTCGAGGCAGTCCTCACTGCCACTGCACTCGTTCGGAGCGGTGGCACTCGTTGGAACGAGTGCCACGGACGCCAACGAGTGCCACGAGGACGCACGCCGTCAACTGGATGGTTCGAGCCGCCCTCGGTCAGCGGATGCCGCCGATCGCCCGCACGAGAGCGGCAAACCTCGGGTTCGTGGCGAGGTCGTCGATCGATACGGGCTGCCCGTCCGGTCCGGCCAGCGGCACCCGCCAGTTGGGATACTCATCGACGGTTCCGGGCTGGTTCTGCGTGCGTCGTTCGCCGACCGCGTCGGCCAGCGCCACGCCCAGCAACGCCGAGGGCGTGAGCGCCGTGAACGCGTACAGGGCCTCCACGGTGGACTGAACGTCGACATCTTCCGCCAGCAGGCCGCGCTGGCGCAGCAGATAGAGCACGGTGCTCTGCTCGGCCGCCGCGATAGCGCGTTCTTCCTCCACGGGGTGCGTCAGCAGGCCGAGTGATTCACGCAGGGTCACGTGGTCGCCGGCGAGGTATCCGGCCGTCGGCGGGAGGTCATGGGTGTTGACGCTCGTGAGGCAGCGCTCCCGGTACAGCTCCGGCGCGAGCGGGCCATCCGCCGTGCGCTCGAACCAGAGAATCGACGTGCCGTAGATGCCGCGTTCGGTGAGGTAGCCGCGCACCCACGGCTCGAAGACGCCGAGGTCCTCACCGATGACAACGGCTCCGGCCCGCTGCGCCTCGAGTGCCAGGATGCCGATCATCGCCTCGTGGTCGTAGTGCACGTAGGTGCCCTCCCGCGGGCTGGCACCGACCGGAACCCACCAGAGCCGGAACAGTCCGAGAACATGGTCAACGCGAATGCCCCCGGCATGCCGCAGCACGCTCCGGAGCATGTCACGGTAGGCCGCATAGCCCGTGGCGGCCAGTCGTTGCGGATGCCACGGCGGCTGCGACCAATTCTGACCCTGCTGGGTGAACACGTCCGGCGGGGCGCCCACGGTAACCCCGGCCGCAAGCACGTCGCGCAGCGTCCAGGCATCCGCTCCTCCGCTGTGCACGCCCACCGGGAGGTCGTGCACGATGCCCAGGCCCATGCCGGCCGCGACCGCTGCGCGCTGGGCGTGCGCCAGTTGTTCGTCGCAGACCCATTGCAACCAGCAGTGAAAGTCGATGCGGGCGGCAAGGGCATCCCGATGGCTGCGGGCGAAATCGCTGTCCGGCCCGGTCGGTTCGACCCGCCACTCCGGGGCGTCGGGTGCAAACATTTCACTGAGCGCGCACCACAGGGCGAAATCCTCGAGAGATTGCCCGCGCTCGGCGCGGAAGTGCGCAAACTCGCTGGCCCGAGCAGCGCTCGGCGGTACGGCGTGCATGAGTTCGAGCGCGCTGAGTTTGGCCGCGTAGACCGGATCCCGGTCAAGCCGGTCGGGGTCGGTGTTGGCCACGTGTTGTTCGGCCGCGAGCCGCTGCACGATGGCGAGCTGCCCGGGCGCCAGCAGGTCGTGCTCCGGCACGTTCTCCACGCGAATGTAGAGCGGGTGAAAGAACCGCCGGCTGGTGGGGAGGTAGGGTGACGGTTCAACGGGTGGTGCCGGTTCGGCGGCGTGCAGGGGGTTCACGAGCACGAAATCCGCGCCGTAGTGGGCGACCGAGATCGTGGCGAGGTCGGCGAGGTCGGCGAAATCGCCGATGCCCCACGATCGTGACGAGCGCACCGAGTACAGCTGGGCCATCAGTCCCCACGCGCGTCGGCCGTCGAGAGCGCCCGGCGTCTCCAGGCGCTGCGGCGTGATCACCAGCGAAGCGGCTACCGCGCGGTCACCGCTTCGAGCGTGCACGCTGTGCCAGCCGAGAGGAAGCGAGCCCGGAATACCGAAGATGCGCCGGCTGATGGTCTCGCCGTCGATTTGCTCCGTGTCCCACCATTCGTCGTTTTGCTCCAGGTCGGTGCGGCTGCCGTCTTCGGCGATGATCCAGACCGACGCGGATGTTCCCTGCCGTGCATGCACCTGCAGCCCCTGTTCCGCGCCCTCGCGCAGTACGACGACAGGCGGCAGCATCAGCCGCCACGGAGCCAGGACGCGTTCGCGGCGCGATGCCCGCACCTCGTCGACGGTCTCGGCGGCCACACCCAGGGCGCGCAGCACAGCACGCAGGGTGCGCGCACTCACCGGTATGCGCTCGCCGCCCTCTCCCCAGTACCAGGTATCCACTCCGTGGTCCCGCGCCAGGTCGAGCAGGTCGGCTTCGCTTTCCGTGCTGGTCATGCGCACACTCTATCGGCCCGGTTTCGCCGCACGTTCTCCTTCGGGGCGTGCAATGACGCCCCGGCTCCGTTGGCCCCGGCCAGCGGGCGAAGTCGATGCCCTCGATCCGCTGGTCACGGCTATGACTCCGGCGTGACGATTCTCTCGCGGTCCCACGGCACGGCCCAGTCGAGTTCCTCGAACATGCGCGACAAGACGATCGCGGTGAAACCCCAGATCAGATTGCCATCAACACGGAATGCCGGGGCACGGAAGGTGCGGTCGCCCACGCTGTGCACCGTTGCGACCCGGTTGACCGGGTCGAGCAGATCCCCCACGGGAACACGAAACACGTCAACGGTCTCCCGGTGGTCGACTGCGGCCACCTCCGACGGGTGCGTCCACCACGCGGGCACCGGCGTGACGAGATGGTTACTCACCGGAATCGAGAAGTCAGGCAAGGTACCGAGCGGTTCAAGCCCATCGGGGTCGAGCCCGGTCTCTTCGACGGCCTCGCGCAGCGCTGCCGCGATGGGGCCAGCATCGGAGGCGTCCAATCGTCCACCAGGGAACGCGATCTGCCCCGGATGGCTTCCCAACGTCGAGGCGCGACGCAGTAACAGCACATCCAGATCGCGCGACACCGCAGCAATCCCGGTTCCCCGTGCCAGCTCCGAATCGAGTACTCCAAAGAGCACGAGCACTGCGGCCCGCCGCGGCAGCAAGGCATCCGGCAGCGCGCGCGAGATGTCGGTGTGCCAGTCGAGTCCCCGCTCGCACAGCGCTGCAAGCTCGGCGCGGGGGTCATCGTGAGTCATGGCTCCAGCCTACGGACAAGCACCGCCATATTGACCAGGCAGCGACCGGGTCAGTTGTGCGAATAATGGCGCGACGTGGGCCTGGTCCAGAGGAATAGAACCAGAGGGACCGCCATGATCAGAGCCATGAGTCCCCCGGCGATAACTCCGTACATCACGCCCGGGGTCGTGTACCCCATCATGTTCAACGCGATGATGGCAAACACAGCGAGCCCGATGAACGCGAGCAGACAGCCGAGCATCGCCCGTAACCATCCGTCAGCGGATGCGTCGAATCTGTCATCGCGAACGAGTACCACAACGCGTAATGCGATGCCGGCAACAGCCTGCCAGCAGGCAATGGCGGCGACACCCCAGATGACGGACGGAACCTGGAGTGGTTCGACCTCCGGGAACACGGCGACCACGCTCGCCGCTGCATGCGGGAGAAGCCACAGCTGCGTGAACACGGACACGAGCAGCACCGCGAGAAGTGCTGCGGTCAGCGTGAACGAGATCCCACGTCGCATCTCTGCCTCCCCTGTTTGGTATCCAACATGGTACGGACACCGCGCCGCAAGCCGCCATGACGCCGAGCGCTCTCCCGTGAACGCGGGACGCTGCTCCCCGCGACGCTCGTGCTCAGTCGAGAAGGGCGGCGACCGCTTCGATCTCAACCAGCTGGTCGGTGTAACCGAGAACGGTCACGCCCATGAGGATGCTCGGGGCATCGTGTTCGCCGAACGCTGCGCGCACGACATCCCATGCGGTCACGAGATCTGCCTGCTGGGCCGATGCGACCAGCACACGAGTGCTGATGACGTCCGTAAGCCCTGCTCCTGCCGCCGAGAGGGCGCTCCGCAGGTTGACGACGGCCTGTGCCGCCTGAGCGGCATAGTCGCCGATACTGCGGCGGTCGTTCCGTCTGCGTTCAACGGACAAGCGTCCGCCAGAAAGACCAGGCGCGCACCAGCTTGCGCCGTGGCGGCATGCGCATGGTGGGCGATATCCGACAGGGCGGTTGAGCGAATCACGGTCACGGAAATCGGCATGACCCCACGATACTGGTGCGCCACAAACCGGCCCGGTCTGCTAGTCGTCGGAGGGGCTGCGACGTTGTTGCTTCGTAGCGGAACGCTGCTCCTTGACGGCGAGCCACCGCCGTCCGGAACCGCGAGTGGGCTTGGTGGCGCGGCGGCGAGGGCCATCGGGCGCCAAAGCATCGGCCACGAGGTCGGCG
Coding sequences within:
- a CDS encoding alpha/beta hydrolase, with amino-acid sequence MFGTEGQLDICAPGMGELRQSYRHFAPVLARHGYRVVTVDIRGHGDSDAAFSAYDDVALATDLLALIDEWGAPAVIVGNSMGAGAAVIAAADEPGKVHGLALIGPFVRNPPGGRAQARMLRLLLTKPWGPRAFMWYYPKWMPGIRPADFAAHTALVRENLQRPGHWAAFVQTTRTTHEPAER
- the malQ gene encoding 4-alpha-glucanotransferase produces the protein MTSTESEADLLDLARDHGVDTWYWGEGGERIPVSARTLRAVLRALGVAAETVDEVRASRRERVLAPWRLMLPPVVVLREGAEQGLQVHARQGTSASVWIIAEDGSRTDLEQNDEWWDTEQIDGETISRRIFGIPGSLPLGWHSVHARSGDRAVAASLVITPQRLETPGALDGRRAWGLMAQLYSVRSSRSWGIGDFADLADLATISVAHYGADFVLVNPLHAAEPAPPVEPSPYLPTSRRFFHPLYIRVENVPEHDLLAPGQLAIVQRLAAEQHVANTDPDRLDRDPVYAAKLSALELMHAVPPSAARASEFAHFRAERGQSLEDFALWCALSEMFAPDAPEWRVEPTGPDSDFARSHRDALAARIDFHCWLQWVCDEQLAHAQRAAVAAGMGLGIVHDLPVGVHSGGADAWTLRDVLAAGVTVGAPPDVFTQQGQNWSQPPWHPQRLAATGYAAYRDMLRSVLRHAGGIRVDHVLGLFRLWWVPVGASPREGTYVHYDHEAMIGILALEAQRAGAVVIGEDLGVFEPWVRGYLTERGIYGTSILWFERTADGPLAPELYRERCLTSVNTHDLPPTAGYLAGDHVTLRESLGLLTHPVEEERAIAAAEQSTVLYLLRQRGLLAEDVDVQSTVEALYAFTALTPSALLGVALADAVGERRTQNQPGTVDEYPNWRVPLAGPDGQPVSIDDLATNPRFAALVRAIGGIR
- a CDS encoding DEAD/DEAH box helicase is translated as MTPPETTTRSDADAAPATITFADLGLNDAMLKALKVVGYETPSAIQAATIPPLLEGRDVVGLAQTGTGKTAAFALPILSRLDLAQKNPQALVLAPTRELALQVCEAFEKYGSHMRGVHVLPVYGGQGYGVQLSALRRGVHIVVGTPGRIMDHLEKGTLNLSELKYLVLDEADEMLKMGFAEDVETILADTPDTKQVALFSATMPTSIRRISQKYLNNPKEITVKNKTTTSANTTQRYLVVSYGQKVDALTRILEVENFEGMIVFARTKNETETLAEKLRARGYSAMAINGDVPQVQRERTVEQLKSGKLDILVATDVAARGLDVERISHVINFDIPIDTESYVHRIGRTGRAGRSGAAISFVTPRERRLLTAIERATRQPLTQMQLPSPDDVNVTRLARFDDQITAALGESDRISKFRDIIAHYVQHHDVPEADVAAALAVVAQGETPLLLTAKDARVQRFDRDRDDRDARPPRGDRNDRNDRRDDRGTRGDRPEQGDRVERRPRNPDRALASYRIEVGKRHKVEPRQIVGALANEGGLSRDDFGHIQINPEYSLVELPADLSSETLSKLSGTRISGKLIELRADGGGGVRREDRDRSERPPRRY
- a CDS encoding NUDIX hydrolase, whose protein sequence is MTHDDPRAELAALCERGLDWHTDISRALPDALLPRRAAVLVLFGVLDSELARGTGIAAVSRDLDVLLLRRASTLGSHPGQIAFPGGRLDASDAGPIAAALREAVEETGLDPDGLEPLGTLPDFSIPVSNHLVTPVPAWWTHPSEVAAVDHRETVDVFRVPVGDLLDPVNRVATVHSVGDRTFRAPAFRVDGNLIWGFTAIVLSRMFEELDWAVPWDRERIVTPES
- a CDS encoding DUF2975 domain-containing protein, with amino-acid sequence MRRGISFTLTAALLAVLLVSVFTQLWLLPHAAASVVAVFPEVEPLQVPSVIWGVAAIACWQAVAGIALRVVVLVRDDRFDASADGWLRAMLGCLLAFIGLAVFAIIALNMMGYTTPGVMYGVIAGGLMALIMAVPLVLFLWTRPTSRHYSHN